The following is a genomic window from Chloracidobacterium sp..
GCAAAACGCGAGGCACGCCAGGCCAAGAGGGCGAAGTTCGCTCCGCCGACCGAGACGACAACGGAGGCTCCTGCTGCAGAAGCATAATTCGGCGGCATCAGAAAAGTTATGACAGAAAAAGAAATGGAAATGATGGACGATCGCGACCTTGGGGTCGGTGAAGACGTTATCGGCGATCGGCCCCGGCGTTATCATCGCCGCCGCCCGCGTTTGATCGTACCGGATTATGTTGATTGGAAGGATGCCGATCTCTTAAGGCAGTTCATACCGGAGCGGGGCAAGATCATGCCGCGCCGCATATCCGGCATCACTGCAAAAGATCAGCGTAGGATCGCGACCGCCATCAAGAGGGCGCGTTCGATGGCGATCTTGCCTTTCGTTGCGGATTAAGAGCCGAAATTTGCATCGGAGCGCGAGGCATTCGGCCGCGGCGCTTCCGTGCAGGGCTGATTATTGGAGAGATTACAATGGCGAATACTACTATTTTACTGCGCGAGGATATTGACTCGCTCGGAGGCCGCGGCGAGATCGTCAGGGTGCGTGCGGGTTATGCCCGCAACTATTTGCTGCCGCAGGGGCTTGCGACCTTGGCAACAAAGGGCAACGTCAAACAGATCGAGCAAGAGCGTGCCGCACTGCTTAAGAAGGCTGCTGTCGAGAAGGCGACCGCTGAGGCACAGCGTGACCAGATGGCGTCGATCGCACTCGAGTTCGCACGAAAGGCGGGCGATCACGGCCAGCTTTTCGGCTCGGTAACATCGATGGATATTGCGTCGGCTTTGAAGGCAAAGGGCTACGAGATCGACCGTAAGCGAATCATTCTGCGTGAGCCGATCAAGGAAACGGGACACTTTACGGTTTCGGTCAAGCTTCATCGCGAGGTTACACTTGATATTCCGGTAAAGGTTACCACGGAAGGCGGAGAGATAATCGAGAAACCTGTCGAAGAGAAGGCTGTCGAGGCGGCACCGGCAACCACTTTTGAGGAAGCGGCCCCGGCCGCGGCGGAAAGCGGAGCGTCAGAGGCGGAAACCGCGGAAGAAGCAGCCGCAGAATAGGTTCTTTCTCGGCGGGACATATGTTTAACGGCACGGTTCATCCGTGCCGTTTTTCGTTGTCGAGCAGGCATTTACTTTGATAAATATCACGGCTGCCGATATTTATGGACTTTCGAAATTTCGGTTTCGACAACTATATTCCTTAGGGCTAGAATTACATTCACGGAACGGATCAATGAAGCCAGCTGCAAGTAATTTCGGAGGACAATTTCTCGAAAAGCCATTACCGTCAAATGACGAAGCGGAACGTGCGGTTCTGGGTGCGATCCTGCTCGACGGCGACTTGATCTCGCAGGCCATCGAGCAGCTGAAGCCCGATGATTTCTATGTACCGCGGCATCGCAATGTCTTTAAGGCGATGATAGCTCTCTTTCAAAAGGGGGCGAAGATCGATCCGATCGCCATTGCCGAAGAACTGAAAAAAGATGATCCGTATGAGGCGACAGGCGGCGTTACAAGCATCACGAACCTCAGTTTCGGGCTTCCGCATTATTCGAACATCCTAGACCACATCAAGATCGTTCGCGATAAATCGCTGCTTCGCGAACTGATAAGGACGTGTAACTCGATAATCGGTGATGCGGCCGCCGAATCGGACGACGCAGAGATCATTCTCGATCATGCCGAGCAAGCGATCTTTGACCTTAGCGAGTCGAGAACTACGCAGGGGTTCGTGAGCATCAGCGACGCGACCGAGCGCTTTCTCCATCGTTTTAACGAACTCCGCGAGCGCGACGATCCGCGGCGGATCACGGGCCTTGCGACTGGTTTCTACGGGATCGACGATATGACCTCGGGGCTGCAAAGGTCCGACCTGATAATCGTTGCGGCACGTCCGTCGATGGGAAAAACGGCGTTTTGCCTTACGCTTGCACAGAATTGTGCGATCCATTCGGATGCGGTCGTTGCCTTTTTCTCGCTCGAAATGTCCACGGAGCAGCTCGCTATGCGTATGCTTGCGTCGGAGGCGAATGTCGATCTGAACCGCTTTCGCTCCGGTTCCTCTTCAGATGGTGAGATATCGAAGATCAAAGATGCACTTGCGAGGCTCTTGGGAGCGAAGATACACATTGACGACACCGCCGGACTGTCGGTCATTCAAATGCGTGCGAAGGCGCGTCGGCTTGCTGCGGAACAAAAGCGTCTCGACCTGATAATTGTAGATTACCTGCAGCTGATGTCCGGCGGCACACGCAGTGAATCGCGTCAGCAGGAGGTTTCTTTGATCTCGCGCGAACTCAAGGCGCTTGCCAAGGAACTGAATGTGCCGGTCATCGCATTGTCACAGCTTTCGCGTGCTCCGGAAGCACGAAAGCCGCCGAAGCCCTTGCTCAGCGACCTGCGCGATTCGGGTTCTATCGAGCAGGATGCGGACATTGTGGCGTTCATTTACCGCGAGGCATATTACGACGCGACCGACGAGAACAAATACACGGCCGAGGTAATAATCGCCAAACAGCGCAACGGCCCTACGGGCTCCGTCAAGCTGTCATTTCTCGGGCCTTCCACGCGATTCGAGAATCTATATGAAGATTCGAACTATTGATCTGCAATGACAGAAGACCTGTGCTTTCCGATCGGCGAGTTCGATATGAATTTCGAAGTATCGGCCGCCGCGCGTGCAGGCCGGATACAGGTTATTCGCGAGCTTCCGCTGCTGCTCAGCCGTGCGATCGCGTCATTAAGTGAAACGCAGCTCGATACGCGATATCGCCCTGACGGTTGGACGGTTCGGCAGACGGTTCATCATCTCGCGGACAGTCATGCGAACTCGCTCATTCGTTTTAAGCTGGCATTGACCGAAGATGAGCCGCCGACGATAAAGCCTTATTTTCAAGAGCGTTGGGCCGAGCTTGCTGACACGGTTCTGCCGCCCGACATCTCGCTCAGAATGCTCGAGGCGATCCACACGCGGTGGGTAACGCTGCTCGAAGCAATGACAGATGCCGACTTTGCCAAGCAGTACATTCATCCGCACACCGGTAAATGGACATTGGAAGGCGCACTTGCTTTGTACGCTTGGCACTCGAAACATCACACGGCACACATCACTCGTTTGCGTGATCGAATGGGTTGGTGAGGCGAGGTCGCCGCTTGCCGGGTTCATACGTTTCGGCATTTCATTATTCGAGCCGTTTGTAATACCCTTTTTCGTGATCTTGCTTCAATTATGGGTTCGACCGGTCAAGGCAGGCTGATCTCGCTGGATGTATTCCGCGGCATGACGATCGCGGGGATGGTACTCGTGAATAACCCCGGCGGTCCGCCGGTCTATTGGCCGCTCGAACACGCCGAATGGAACGGCCTGACGCCTACCGATTGGATCTTTCCGTTCTTTCTGTTCATTGTCGGCGTTGCGATCTCATTCTCGCTCGGTAAACGTGTCAGAGAAAGGCCGGGCCGCGGCGTTTATACGAAAATTGTCATCCGTGCGGTGTCGATATATCTTTGCGGTGCGGCCATCTCGACCATTCCGTTCTTTCAGTTCCAAGCGTCCGACGCTCCCGACGCCGTAAAGCTCATCGTGTGGCTTCTGTTCGCGGCCGCGTTGTTTTTCCTGCTGTTGCGGAGGTTCAAAACGGCAGCGGTGCTTGCGGCCGCTGCCCTCGCAGGCATCGCGTTAATGAACCTCGCAAGCTGGAACATCGTCGCGTACAACTACTCGACGCTGCGGATCATGGGCGTACTTCAGCGGATCGCCGCTGTTTATCTCGTCACATCGATACTGTTCCTGCATTTCAGCGGGAAACAGCTTCTCGGCATTTCCGTTGCTATCCTGCTCGGATATTGGGCATTGCTGACGCTCGTGCCCGTGCCCGGCTGCGAGGTTACGACAATGAACGACAAGGCCTGCAACCTTGCGGCGTACATCGACAGGCTTATTCTTACCGAAAACCATATCTGGCGCGGCGGCAAGGTTTACGACCCCGAAGGCATTTTATCGACGCTGCCTGCGATCGTTACCGCGATCTCGGGCGTTCTGGCCGGCAAGTGGCTGATGAAGGGAGGCGACGCATCCGCCGCGGCTTCGGCGTCCTCGGAGAAAGCCAACGTTCTGTTTGCGTTCGGCGTGCTGCTGTTGGCGCTCGGCTTCGTTTGGAACAGCTGGTTCCCGATGAACAAATCGCTTTGGACAAGCTCGTATGTGGTTGCGACGAGCGGGCTTTCGCTGCTTGTCCTCGGTGTTTGCTATTGGGCGATCGATCTTAAGGGCTATCGGCGTTGGGCTTGGCCGTTCGAGGTATTTGGTGCGAACGCGCTCGCGCTGTTCGTCTTTTCGGGGATAATGGCCCGCATCCTGATCTCGTATCGTGTTGACGGTGCCGAAGGCAAGCCTGTCTCGCTGCTCGGTTGGGTGATGCAGAACGTCTATCTTCCGCTTGCGTCGCCGATAGATGCGTCGTGGATGTACGCCGTCACCTTCATTCTTTTTTGGCTTTTCCTTATGTGGCTGCTTTATCGGCGGCGGATCTACATAAAGCTTTAGCGGGCTTCATTTTCGCGAAGCGGCAATGCGATCCGTGACCTTCGAGTTGCGGGACCGCGTTGCCGTATTGCTGATCTGATCGCGTTCAGATTCGGCGGTTCACTGCTCATCCGCCGGTATCTTTTGCATTGTGATCGTTACCATTGGCGAATCGCCCCCCGTTCGGTTGTATGAGATCCAGTAGCCGGCTTTCGGGTAGCGGATCATTTGATATATATGGCCGTCCGCTTCGGGTTTTGCGGTTGCTGCCTTGCCAAAAACGTCGCCGATCTTTGGCGTTGCGGCATCAACCTTAAAATACATAGCCGAGATCGCGCTGACATTGTTGTCGGCATCAAGAGCAACCTGCGCGGCTTCGTCCTCCGAAAAGGTAAAGTAAAAGCCTTTGTCATCCTTTGCGGCGGCATCTTTTTTGATCGTGTTCTCGACGTCTTTGGCCGGCATTCCGATCTTGATGCCCCGGAATTCCGTCATTACGGGTACGGCGTCGTCATTTGCCTTCTGCGCCGAAACTGCCGACGCCGCAAGGATAATTACGCCAAACCCCAAGATAACGCACGCGAAACGCGATAACTTTGTCATAACGCTGACCTCCTCGACATGAATTTGCCCGATGTGGAAATTCTACGCCAAAAAGCCGCGCGAATCAACGGACGCGAAAGCCCGCCGCGTGCAGTCGCGGTGCGAGGATCCTATCACTGCTGTTAAAATTGATGCTAAAATGTCCGCAACTCACTTATCGTGAAATTCTCCGGCATCGTAAATTAAAAACTGTGTTCGAACAAGCCTTTAAGAATATTGATAACACCCTGCGCAAAGAGGCGGGCTGCGCGACCGAACTCGATTATATCGAGCAAACTTCTTGGATCCTGTTTCTCAAGTATCTCGACGACCTTGAGCAGACCAAGAAGATGGCTGCTGATCTGGCGGGCAAGGAATATAGGCCGATCATTGCATCTGAATACAAATGGAATGCGTGGGCGGCGCCGAAAACGGCTGACGGCAGGCTCGATCACCACCGCGCTATGACGGGCGACGATATCATCGATATTGTCGATAAGGAACTGTTCCCGTACCTAAAGAAATTCAAGCGCGACGCAGAAGGCGCGGACACGATCGAGTACAAGATCGGCGAAATATTCTCGGAGCTAAAGAACAAGATACAGAGCGGATACAACCTCCGTGAGGTTATCGACGAGATCGACGGCTTGAAGTTCCGCTCAAGCAAAGAGAAGCATGAAATGTCGGCGCTTTACGAGGAAAAGATAAAGAACATGGGCAATGCCGGACGCAACGGCGGTGAATATTACACGCCGCGTCCGCTTATCAAGGCGATCGTTCGGGTTGTCGCTCCTAAGATCGGAGATCGTATCTACGATGGAGCGTGCGGGTCGGCGGGCTTTCTTTGCGAGGCCTATGAATATCTCCGAGCCGGCCGCGATCTGACCACAGAAGATATCGAAACGCTCCAGAAACGTACTTTCTACGGCAAGGAAAAGAAATCGCTCGCCTATATCATCGGCATTATGAATATGATCCTGCACGGGATCGAGGCGCCGAATATCATTCACACAAACACGCTTGCCGAAAACCTTGCCGATATTCAGGAACGCGACCGTTACGACATCGTGCTGGCAAATCCGCCGTTCGGCGGCAAGGAACGGGCTGAGGTCAAGCAGAACTTCCCGATCCAGACGGGCGAGACGGCGTTTCTTTTCCTGCAGCACTTTATCAAGATATTGAAGGCGGGCGGACGTGCCGGCGTTGTGATCAAGAACACGTTTCTTTCGAACGGCGATGCCAAGGCTCTCAGGAAGATGCTGCTCGAAGATTGCGACCTGCACACCATTCTCGATTGTCCGCAGGGGACGTTCCTCGGTGCGGGAGTGCGCACCGTCGTTCTCTTTTTTGAGAAAGGAAAGCCGACGCGAAACATCTGGTATTACCAACTCGATCCGGGCCGCAGTTTGGGCAAGACAAATCCGCTCAACGACGCCGACCTTGCCGAATTTGTCGAACTGCAAAAGACAAAGGCAGATTCCGAAAAGTCCTGGACGGTCAGCATCGACGATATCGACAAAGATACGTTCGACCTTTCCGTCAAAAACCCGAACCGCGCCGAAGAGGCTGCTCTTCGCGATCCGAAAGACATCCTCGCAGAGATCCGCCGACTCGACGCCGAAACCGCCGAGATCCTCAAAAAGGTGGAGGCGTTGGTATGAAAACAGAGAGATTTTGATGTCAGAGACATCCCATGTTTATAGAATTGTGATTACAAAGAGAATCCGACCCCGGCGGGGTCGAACCTAAAGGAGAATATATGCTGGATACTTATTCACAAATTTATATCCAAATTGTTTTCGCCGTAAGAAATCGCTACGCTCTAATTCAACAAGAATGGGAAACACAATTGTATAAATACATTACCGGAATTGTTCAAAACAAAGGTCAGAAGATGCTCGCGATCAACGGCATTGAAACCCATATTCATTTTCTGATCGGCATGCGGCCGACATGTTGTCTTTCCGACCTCGTGAGAGAAGTAAAGAAGGCGTCAAACGAATTCATCAAGGAAAAACAGTTAACGAAATTCAATTTTAATTGGCAGGAAGGATTTGGAGCCTTTTCGTACGGTCATTCGCAATTGGACGATGTGATTAGTTACATCATGCGGCAGAAGGAACATCACGCAAAACGGACATTCAAGGATGAATACACGAACCTCTTGAAAAAGTTCGAGGTTGAATTCGACGAAAAATATTTGTTCGAATGGATTGACGACGACGATGAGAACGGTGCATCTGATTAAATGCAGAATGACGCCGGCGGCGTCAAATGTTTATAGAACGAACGTCGCGAAAGAAAACATACGACCCCGCGGGGGTCGCACGATATTTTTGACACGATTTTTCTATAAACATGCGATCCCGCCGGGATTGAAAGCAATACGAAAAAGAAATTAAGGAAATGACCGGGCAGAATAACACTAAGATCCGCCGCCTCGACGCCGAAACCGCCGAGATCCTCAAAAAGGTGGAGGCATTGGTATGAAGAATGGTTGGGAAACAAAGCCTCTTGGTCAAGTCGCTGAATTGAGGGGACGAATAGGCTGGCGAGGCCTGACTGCAAAGGAATATCAGAAGAGCGGACCCCTATTTCTTTCTGTTCATTCGCTCAATCATGGAGACTATGTCGATTTCTGCCAGGCTTTCCATATTACCGAAGAACGCTATCTCGAAAGCCCAGAGATAATTCTTCAAAAAGATGATGTCTTAATTTGCAAAGATGGAGCTGGGATCGGAAAGGTCGGAATTGTTGGCGAACTTCCCGATAAGGCAACGATAAATTCATCACTTTTACTCATTCGTAGCGGATCGTCCATATTTCCGAAATACCTACTACGGTGCTTAATGAGTCCGTATTTTCAAAGCATTGTGAACTCTCGGCTCGAAGGGGCGACTACGCCGCATTTGTATCAGCGGGATATTACAACCTTTCCAGTCGTGGTTCCGCCAATCGAGGAGCAGAGGCGGATCGTGGCGATCCTTGACGAAGCGTTCGCCTCCATAGACAAGGCAAAAGCCAACACCGAAAAAAACATCCAAAACGCCCGCGAACTCTTCGACTCATACCTAAGCAACATCTTCGCCAACCCCGGCCCGGATTGGAAGAGAAGATCGTTAAAAGAACTAACGTCAAAGATTGGCAGCGGGGCAACACCGCGGGGCGGTAAGAATGCATACAAGACTCGCGGAATCTCACTGATTAGGAGCATGAACGTTCATGATCGTCGCTTCAAACCGGACAACCTGGCATTCATTGACTCGAAGCAAGCAAACGAGTTATCAAACGTTACGTTACAACCGAATGACGTTCTAATAAATATTACAGGAGCTTCCATTGCCCGAAGTTGTCTTTGTCCAGATGAATGCATACCGGGAAGAGTGAATCAGCATGTCTCCATCATCAGGGCAAACACCGATGAAATCGATCCCACATTCCTTAACTTCACCCTGACTTCGAATGCGACGAAAGAACGGCTGTTGAATGTTGGGGTAGCCGGAGGCTCGACCCGTCAGGCACTTACCAAAACGGATCTGGAGAGTTTCGAAATCTATCTCCCAACGTCGATTATCGAACAGCATGCCTTATCATCGAAAATGTCTCTTTGTGAGACTGAGACGAAGGAAATCGGAGTAACATCCCAAAGAAAATTGCGGGAATTGGACGAATTAAAGAAATCAATTCTCCAAAAAGCCTTCAGCGGTGAGCTTTAGATATTGTCTTCACCGCATAGCGGTGGTATGAATTTAGCCGTGGTGCTTTAGCCCACGGTACAATGTGAAAAAGATGTTCCGCGTCGCGTCAGCGACCGCATGACCCGCAGGGCACATAGCCACGCCGTTTACGGCGTGGTCTAGGATCGAGAATTTTTCTTAGCCCGTTTTAACGGGCTTACCGTCGGGCGGCTTTAGCCGGGAATTGAAAGGACGTTAAAACGCCCTTTGGAGGCAAATCGAATCTGACCACGCCGTAAACGACGTGGCTATATGCCGCGAAACGCGGAAACGGGCAATGAACGAAGCAGATACAAGAGCAGAATTGATCGAACCTCAGCTAAAGGAAAGCGGCTGGGGCGTGATCGAGGGCGCGCGTATCCTGCGTGAGTATCACATCACCGCCGGAAAGATACAGTCGGGCGGCGTAAGGCAAAATGTTCTTAAGGCGGACTATGTTCTTGAATATAGCAATCGCAAGCTTGCGAGCGTCGAGGCAAAATCGGACGAATTAGAGGTCGGCGAAGGCGTGATGCAGGCAAAGCTCTATTCCCAAAAGCTTGAACTCAAATTCGCGTACGCCGCGAATGGACGCGAGATATATGAGATCGAAATGGACGCGGGACGTGAAGGCATTGTTTCCGCATTCCCAACGCCCGATGAACTCTGGAACCGCGTTTTCGGCGACGTTTCGGAATGGCAAAGCAAATTCGACGCGGTTCCGTTTGAAGATGTCGGCGGAACAAAGCAGGCAAGATATTATCAGGAGATCGCCGTCAATAATACGATGAAGGCGATCGCCGATAATAAGCAAAGAATTTTGCTGACACTCGCCACCGGAACCGGAAAGACCTTTATCGCATTTCAGATCGCCTGGAAGCTTTTCCAGGCCCGCTGGAACCTCGCACGCGACGGCAGTCGTCGTCCGCGAATACTTTTTCTCGCCGACCGCAACATTCTCGCTGATCAGGCATTTAACGCTTTCTCAGCTTTTGACGAAAATGCGCTCGTTCGCATCCGGCCGGATTCGATCAAAAAGAACGACCGCGTGCCAACGAACGGCAGCATCTTCTTTACGATATTCCAAACCTTTATGTCCGGCCCGGGCGATTCGCCGTACTTTGGCGATTACCCTGAGGATTTCTTTGATCTCATAATCATCGACGAATGCCATCGCGGCGGAGCCAACGACGAAAGCAATTGGCGCTCGATAATGGATTATTTCAAGCCCGCCGTCCAACTCGGCCTGACGGCGACGCCAAAGCGAAAGGACAACGTCGATACTTACCGCTATTTCGGCGAGCCGGTTTACACATATTCGCTCAAGGACGGCATCGCCGACGGGTTCCTCACGCCGTTCAAAGTTCGCAGGATAAAGACCACGCTTGACGAATACGTCTGGACACCCGATGACATGATCGTCGAGGGCGAGATCGAGGCCGGAAAGGTCTATGAGGAAAAGGACTTTAACCGTACCATCGAGATCGTCGAACGCGAACGGAAGCGTTGTGAGATATTTCTTTCCGAGATCGACCAAAATGAAAAAACGCTCGTCTTCGGGGCGACACAGGCTCATGCCGCATTGCTTCGCGACCTGATAAATCAGATCGCCGACAGCACCGATCCGCATTACTGCGTTCGGGTGACCGCAAACGACCTCGGACAGGGCGAGGAATATCTGCGGCAGTTTCAGGACAATGAAAAGACGATCCCGACCGTTCTGACAACTTCGCAGAAACTCTCAACCGGAGTAGATGCTCGAAATGTAAGAAATATCGTCCTGATGCGGCCCGTTAATTCGATGATCGAGTTCAAGCAGATCATCGGACGAGGAACGCGGCTCTTTGACGGCAAGGACTATTTCACTATCTACGATTTTGTTGACGCTTATCACAACTTTCTCGATCCGGAATGGGACGGCGAACCGATACTCGAGATATGCGACGAGTGCGGTGCCTCGCCCTGCGAGTGCGAACGCAAGGAAAAGAAGCCGTGCCCCGTCTGTGGTGAAAAAAAATGTGTTTGCGAAATAGAACCGCCCGCACCGTGTGAGAAGTGCGGCGAGCTTCCGTGCAAATGCAAGAAAAAGGTCAAGATCCGCTTGGCTGACGGTAAGGAACGCTCAATTCAGCATATGGCGTCGACATCCTTCCTCGACGGCAACGGAAACCCGATCTCAGCCGAGCAGTTCCTAGAGAACCTTTTTGGCGTGCTGCCGCAGTTCTTTCGCGACGAAGAGCACCTTCGCGAGATATGGTCGAAACCGTCAACGCGGCGAGAATTGCTCCATCGGCTTGCCGATGCCGGCTTTGGCCCCGAACAGCTGGGCGAGATGCAGAAACTAATTGACGCCGAGAAAAGCGACGTTTTCGATCTGCTCGAATACGTCGCCTATGCTGTCGCTCCGATCACCCGCAAAGAGCGTGTTGATGCCGCTAAAAGCAACATTTTTGCCTTCCTAAACAGTGAGCAACGCGGGTTTTTAGATTTTGTCCTTTCGAAATATGTCGAGTCGGGCGTTGGTGAACTCGACGACGAGAAGCTTCCGCGACTGCTCGAACTCAAATATCGATCTGTCCCCGACGGCGTGGACGCTCTCGGCGACGTTTCTCGCATCCGCGAAACATTTGTTGGTTTTCAACGCCATCTTTATCAAAAGAATGCCGTGAACGGCTAATCGATGTTGAAGTTCCGTATCTCTGAGGCCTGTTCCTTTAGGAGCTGTATCCTGCGTTCCCAGAGTTCTTTTTGTTCTTTTTGGA
Proteins encoded in this region:
- a CDS encoding restriction endonuclease subunit S, with amino-acid sequence MKNGWETKPLGQVAELRGRIGWRGLTAKEYQKSGPLFLSVHSLNHGDYVDFCQAFHITEERYLESPEIILQKDDVLICKDGAGIGKVGIVGELPDKATINSSLLLIRSGSSIFPKYLLRCLMSPYFQSIVNSRLEGATTPHLYQRDITTFPVVVPPIEEQRRIVAILDEAFASIDKAKANTEKNIQNARELFDSYLSNIFANPGPDWKRRSLKELTSKIGSGATPRGGKNAYKTRGISLIRSMNVHDRRFKPDNLAFIDSKQANELSNVTLQPNDVLINITGASIARSCLCPDECIPGRVNQHVSIIRANTDEIDPTFLNFTLTSNATKERLLNVGVAGGSTRQALTKTDLESFEIYLPTSIIEQHALSSKMSLCETETKEIGVTSQRKLRELDELKKSILQKAFSGEL
- a CDS encoding DEAD/DEAH box helicase family protein, with protein sequence MNEADTRAELIEPQLKESGWGVIEGARILREYHITAGKIQSGGVRQNVLKADYVLEYSNRKLASVEAKSDELEVGEGVMQAKLYSQKLELKFAYAANGREIYEIEMDAGREGIVSAFPTPDELWNRVFGDVSEWQSKFDAVPFEDVGGTKQARYYQEIAVNNTMKAIADNKQRILLTLATGTGKTFIAFQIAWKLFQARWNLARDGSRRPRILFLADRNILADQAFNAFSAFDENALVRIRPDSIKKNDRVPTNGSIFFTIFQTFMSGPGDSPYFGDYPEDFFDLIIIDECHRGGANDESNWRSIMDYFKPAVQLGLTATPKRKDNVDTYRYFGEPVYTYSLKDGIADGFLTPFKVRRIKTTLDEYVWTPDDMIVEGEIEAGKVYEEKDFNRTIEIVERERKRCEIFLSEIDQNEKTLVFGATQAHAALLRDLINQIADSTDPHYCVRVTANDLGQGEEYLRQFQDNEKTIPTVLTTSQKLSTGVDARNVRNIVLMRPVNSMIEFKQIIGRGTRLFDGKDYFTIYDFVDAYHNFLDPEWDGEPILEICDECGASPCECERKEKKPCPVCGEKKCVCEIEPPAPCEKCGELPCKCKKKVKIRLADGKERSIQHMASTSFLDGNGNPISAEQFLENLFGVLPQFFRDEEHLREIWSKPSTRRELLHRLADAGFGPEQLGEMQKLIDAEKSDVFDLLEYVAYAVAPITRKERVDAAKSNIFAFLNSEQRGFLDFVLSKYVESGVGELDDEKLPRLLELKYRSVPDGVDALGDVSRIRETFVGFQRHLYQKNAVNG
- a CDS encoding 30S ribosomal protein S18; its protein translation is MDDRDLGVGEDVIGDRPRRYHRRRPRLIVPDYVDWKDADLLRQFIPERGKIMPRRISGITAKDQRRIATAIKRARSMAILPFVAD
- a CDS encoding 50S ribosomal protein L9, encoding MANTTILLREDIDSLGGRGEIVRVRAGYARNYLLPQGLATLATKGNVKQIEQERAALLKKAAVEKATAEAQRDQMASIALEFARKAGDHGQLFGSVTSMDIASALKAKGYEIDRKRIILREPIKETGHFTVSVKLHREVTLDIPVKVTTEGGEIIEKPVEEKAVEAAPATTFEEAAPAAAESGASEAETAEEAAAE
- the bstA gene encoding bacillithiol transferase BstA, with translation MTEDLCFPIGEFDMNFEVSAAARAGRIQVIRELPLLLSRAIASLSETQLDTRYRPDGWTVRQTVHHLADSHANSLIRFKLALTEDEPPTIKPYFQERWAELADTVLPPDISLRMLEAIHTRWVTLLEAMTDADFAKQYIHPHTGKWTLEGALALYAWHSKHHTAHITRLRDRMGW
- the tnpA gene encoding IS200/IS605 family transposase, whose product is MLDTYSQIYIQIVFAVRNRYALIQQEWETQLYKYITGIVQNKGQKMLAINGIETHIHFLIGMRPTCCLSDLVREVKKASNEFIKEKQLTKFNFNWQEGFGAFSYGHSQLDDVISYIMRQKEHHAKRTFKDEYTNLLKKFEVEFDEKYLFEWIDDDDENGASD
- a CDS encoding DUF5009 domain-containing protein, with amino-acid sequence MGSTGQGRLISLDVFRGMTIAGMVLVNNPGGPPVYWPLEHAEWNGLTPTDWIFPFFLFIVGVAISFSLGKRVRERPGRGVYTKIVIRAVSIYLCGAAISTIPFFQFQASDAPDAVKLIVWLLFAAALFFLLLRRFKTAAVLAAAALAGIALMNLASWNIVAYNYSTLRIMGVLQRIAAVYLVTSILFLHFSGKQLLGISVAILLGYWALLTLVPVPGCEVTTMNDKACNLAAYIDRLILTENHIWRGGKVYDPEGILSTLPAIVTAISGVLAGKWLMKGGDASAAASASSEKANVLFAFGVLLLALGFVWNSWFPMNKSLWTSSYVVATSGLSLLVLGVCYWAIDLKGYRRWAWPFEVFGANALALFVFSGIMARILISYRVDGAEGKPVSLLGWVMQNVYLPLASPIDASWMYAVTFILFWLFLMWLLYRRRIYIKL
- a CDS encoding SAM-dependent DNA methyltransferase, which gives rise to MFEQAFKNIDNTLRKEAGCATELDYIEQTSWILFLKYLDDLEQTKKMAADLAGKEYRPIIASEYKWNAWAAPKTADGRLDHHRAMTGDDIIDIVDKELFPYLKKFKRDAEGADTIEYKIGEIFSELKNKIQSGYNLREVIDEIDGLKFRSSKEKHEMSALYEEKIKNMGNAGRNGGEYYTPRPLIKAIVRVVAPKIGDRIYDGACGSAGFLCEAYEYLRAGRDLTTEDIETLQKRTFYGKEKKSLAYIIGIMNMILHGIEAPNIIHTNTLAENLADIQERDRYDIVLANPPFGGKERAEVKQNFPIQTGETAFLFLQHFIKILKAGGRAGVVIKNTFLSNGDAKALRKMLLEDCDLHTILDCPQGTFLGAGVRTVVLFFEKGKPTRNIWYYQLDPGRSLGKTNPLNDADLAEFVELQKTKADSEKSWTVSIDDIDKDTFDLSVKNPNRAEEAALRDPKDILAEIRRLDAETAEILKKVEALV
- the dnaB gene encoding replicative DNA helicase encodes the protein MKPAASNFGGQFLEKPLPSNDEAERAVLGAILLDGDLISQAIEQLKPDDFYVPRHRNVFKAMIALFQKGAKIDPIAIAEELKKDDPYEATGGVTSITNLSFGLPHYSNILDHIKIVRDKSLLRELIRTCNSIIGDAAAESDDAEIILDHAEQAIFDLSESRTTQGFVSISDATERFLHRFNELRERDDPRRITGLATGFYGIDDMTSGLQRSDLIIVAARPSMGKTAFCLTLAQNCAIHSDAVVAFFSLEMSTEQLAMRMLASEANVDLNRFRSGSSSDGEISKIKDALARLLGAKIHIDDTAGLSVIQMRAKARRLAAEQKRLDLIIVDYLQLMSGGTRSESRQQEVSLISRELKALAKELNVPVIALSQLSRAPEARKPPKPLLSDLRDSGSIEQDADIVAFIYREAYYDATDENKYTAEVIIAKQRNGPTGSVKLSFLGPSTRFENLYEDSNY